The Rhizobium viscosum genomic sequence AACGAGGCGCTGGTCGACCTTGGTCTGCTCCGCGGAGAGTGATGGGATATTGTCAAAGGGTTCTTCGATGTCGAACGCGCTAAGGCCGAGAGTGCCACCTTCCAGCCCATCGATATAGAACCAATCGACTGTGAGAATGTGGTTCAGCGTCGATTTGATCGACGGGAAAAAGCTTGTGCGCGTGGCCTCGAATTCACCGGGTTTGAGGGTTGCGCAGGCGGCAAGAAGCCGGTTGTTCGCCAGGGCATTATTGTATGCGAGCTTTCGGAACACGCGGCAGGGGTCGAAACTCGGCATCGTGTCTCCTCCTTAGAGCATTTCCGTTTTCGCCTAAATACGAAAATACTCTATCTCTTTGTTTTCACGCAATTCTCTACGCAAAGCCGCTTCATACTTTTATTTGAATTGCTCTAGTCCTTGTCATCGAGATCGCCATCGCGCCACACAAGATGACGGGGCGAGGCAGGCAGGTTTTCGATCTCACCAGCAAGGAAATAGGGCGGAATGTCGAGCGCAGTCAGTGCCTGGAATGTTGCAGGCACCCATTTGAATTCCAAATGGTTGTCGCCATCCTCCAC encodes the following:
- a CDS encoding DinB family protein: MPSFDPCRVFRKLAYNNALANNRLLAACATLKPGEFEATRTSFFPSIKSTLNHILTVDWFYIDGLEGGTLGLSAFDIEEPFDNIPSLSAEQTKVDQRLVAICEGLTPEQLASTVELQRDGRVQRERMEDVLSHLFQHQTHHRGQVHAMLAGSSVAPPQLDEFIVDDDARFRGSEVAALGWSEQMLMR